A DNA window from Scomber japonicus isolate fScoJap1 chromosome 14, fScoJap1.pri, whole genome shotgun sequence contains the following coding sequences:
- the LOC128373123 gene encoding zinc transporter 6-like, giving the protein MAGALSLCITYMLIEINNYNAVDTASAVAIALMTFGTMYPMSVYSGKVLLQTTPSHVIGQLDKLLREVSTLDGVLEVRNEHFWTVGFGSLAGSAHVRIRRDANEQLVLAHVTNRLLPLVSTLTVQIFKDDWTRPLLTGAITSSSSSSSSSSSSAPPAAEAYAAALSSSSSLPPLLTGADLDPLTSTPSKLSSPPPEFSFDTPGRNAPPVVLPAPGQHPAHRVPYGGLGLPYGASPYAGMLSQGLRPAGGFGLGVQSLGGGGGYGLAAASSSSSSSSQSYRTSFGGAAAATAPLRFGTGNHLQSQQSQQSQYRQYRP; this is encoded by the exons ATGGcaggagctctctctctctgcatcacCTACATGCTCATCGAAATCAA TAACTATAACGCGGTGGACACAGCGTCGGCGGTCGCCATCGCTCTCATGACGTTCGGCACCATGTATCCGATGAGCGTTTACAGCGGCAAAGTGCTGCTGCAG aCGACGCCCTCACACGTTATCGGCCAGCTGGACAAACTGCTCAGAGAG GTGTCGACTCTGGACGGAGTTCTGGAAGTTAGAAACGAACATTTCTGGACCGTCGGCTTCGGTTCTCTG gccGGCTCCGCCCACGTCCGTATCCGCCGTGACGCCAACGAGCAGCTGGTCCTCGCTCACGTCACCAACCGTCTCCTTCCTCTCGTCTCCACGCTGACCGTCCAGATCTTCAAAGACGACTGGACCCGACCTCTACTAACCGGTGccatcacttcctcttcctcttcctcttcctcttcctcttcctctgctcctcctgctgctgaagCCTACGCCgctgctctctcctcttcctcctctcttcctcctctgctaacCGGAGCAGATTTGGACCCGCTGACTTCCACCCCGTCCAAACTCAGCAGTCCTCCTCCCGAGTTCTCCTTCGACACTCCGGGCAGGAACGCTCCGCCGGTGGTACTTCCTGCTCCGGGTCAGCACCCGGCTCACCGGGTACCGTACGGAGGCCTGGGACTCCCGTACGGAGCGTCCCCCTACGCCGGGATGCTGAGTCAGGGCTTGAGGCCGGCCGGCGGGTTCGGACTCGGCGTGCAGAGTTTAGGAGGCGGAGGCGGATATGGACTCGCtgctgcttcctcttcctcttcctcttcctctcagagCTACAGGACTTCCTTCGGAGGGGCGGCGGCGGCGACGGCACCGCTGAGGTTTGGAACCGGCAACCATCTGCAGTCCCAGCAGTCCCAGCAGTCCCAGTACAGACAGTACCGACCCTGA